CCATCAATGTGCTGCGGCCATACTGCAATGGGCCTAAGCAGGTTCCAGAAAAAGCTTCTTAGCTCTTTACAGAGCCCCCAAATAGCAGTTCACGTAAATTATCAAAAGAGTCTTGAAGCAAGGTTGTGACTGGGGAGTGGTCGTAGAGCGATTCGAAGGCTGCCCTTGAGTTCGCACTCAACTGGCTCAAGGCATACGCGAGCCCTTGAGTTGGAACGCCCATGCGTCCGTAGAGCTCGTTCAAGGCATCGATGGATGGCTGATCACTAAACCGAGGTCGCGCTGCGGCAACGGCATAAATCACCACCCGAAAAAAGTTCTCACAATCACGCCAACACGCCTCGGCACGCTCAGGGCT
This DNA window, taken from Synechococcus sp. LTW-R, encodes the following:
- a CDS encoding phycobilisome polypeptide, giving the protein MVDGNSDLQSLIRRAKVFNPDLFNDLPAELYQVLVEANCSKRQLNDAELIQFSAHSSLPPEQLLALRSLVEPCVREARSALASQHPELFIAGGALASPERAEACWRDCENFFRVVIYAVAAARPRFSDQPSIDALNELYGRMGVPTQGLAYALSQLSANSRAAFESLYDHSPVTTLLQDSFDNLRELLFGGSVKS